From the Bacillus rossius redtenbacheri isolate Brsri chromosome 12, Brsri_v3, whole genome shotgun sequence genome, the window atatatatcaccaaAAATATACCAAATATTCGGAGACCGATCCGGAACTTCAAGGTTAGTAAACATGTAGGTATTCTTCAAACAGAAATTAAATTCGTACGTATATAAAATTTTAGATACTGAAtggtatttttttctcagtacATATTATTAAAGTCTGTTTGTGcagaaaaataaggaaatgtaAACACGCATAAACTGTATTGAAAGTGAAAAAAACGGGgttcaagagaaaataattttagctctccCAAACAGGCTGTACAATAAAAATTttagggtttttttttaatcgacaTCTAGGGGGATTTTTGAAGTTGGTCGTAGGGGGAACACACTGTAGGAGTTGGCATGACTGGTGGACGGGTAGCATGATGGAGCGCTCCACGGAGCCAGAGCCGAAGTACTGGGACATCGCGCGCGCCGCCTCCATGGCAGCAGGAGCGACATTCGAGCCAGTGACGGCGAAttaagagaagcctaagatgtacatcaagttctgtccctgcccgaacacgcccgaatattcaccttcggccaacctcgggatttgttttatttttgcgcaggaaaaatgaattcaaatattaatagtggtcagttaggttagcaacattaaaacactttaaaacactgtgtaCGGTTAgtaaggttagtatagctacattaaaataaacagagaaatataaatatatataaataaacccgaggttgcccgaaggtgaatattcgggcgtgttcgggcagggacagaacttgatgtaggggagaccggggctagttggCTACAGGGGTAAGTTGGCACAGTGCTAATAGTTCGAATAATTACCGACAGATAGCATAACGCTCTTGTATGTAGGATCACACAGACCAGGTCCCTAGATCCTGTTGTTTTCCGCCGCGAGTCTTCACTATTACAAACAGGAGACCATTTTCTTTACTTCTACGTTTGGTGAGTAAAAATTTTGTCTTACAAAGACTTGGatataacttttataataaattatatatttttaaaacaatatttgtgtaTAACATTATAACGTGCTAGTTTTAAGAAgcaattactaaaataatgtaaatatattccaATTCTTTCGTTCACTCAAGTAAGTTTTAAAAGTTGCTGTGGGGCTAGTTGGCACATAGATGGCGGGGCATGTTGGCACATGTGCCaacatgccccggacactttctCGCGATTCTAGATCTTCCAAAACGAAACGCATTGTTATGAGTAAAAGGTATAAGCTAGCACTGGAATGAAAtagcatatttttttgaaattcaaaccATTACATACATTATTACAAGTAGGAAAGacaacaaaatattatagttttattaattggatatcattttttattttaggcTTCAACATGCGCACCTACAAAAGAACAAGTAATAGATGCCAGACTTCCCAAGACGTTGTTTTAACAGCAGTAAAGAAAGTTAAACTCGAAGGGAAGTCCATCAGAAGCGTAGCAAAGGATTTTGGAATTCCATTTCGCTCTTTGGCTCGATATTGTAGCAAAGTAACTGAAGAAAAACTTATTGCTCCACAAGATACCCCACCTCTTACAATTGGCTACAAGAAACTGAGACAGGTaagggctttttaaaaaaaatgttatgttgtcgACCtgaataaatatatcaattaggAATTTAAAGATGCTTAATGGCTTGTGGTTGTTTTTTTCAGGTTTTTACAAACGAACAAGAGAATGAGTTTGCTGATTATTTGAAGAAAGCAGCTGATATTTATTATGGATTGTCACCAAAGGAAGTCAGGAAATTCGCATTTGAATATGCAGTGAGACTTAAGGTAAGGTTTCCTTCTTCTTGGGCTGACTGTGAAATGGCAGGTGCGGATTGGTTTTCTGCATTTTTAAAACGGCATCCTACACTTTCTATAAGAACACCTGAAGCGACCAGTCTTTCAAGGGCTACGTGTTTCAATCGCACTAATGTGAAAGCATTTTTCGACAATTTGAAAGACGTTATGAATAGATTGAAAATTGGGCCTGGAGATGTGTGGAACATGGACGAGACTGGTATCACTACAGTGCAAAGACCAGACAGAGTAGTTGCACGGAAAGGTTTTAAGCAAGTAGGTAAAATTACTTCTGCCGAAAGAGGAACTCTAGTTACTGTAGCTGTTGCAGTATCTGCGACAGGAAATCATGTGCCACCATATTTTGTTTTCCCTCGCGTCAATTTTCGTGAATATTTTCTGAAAGGAGCGCCTACAGGTAGTTCTGGAGATGCAAATGCTACCGGCTGGATGAAGGAAGCAAATTTCgtcaaatttgcacatcacttCGTAACAAATGTTAAGTGTTCCAAAGAAAACCCATGTCTGTTGCTACTTGACAATCACGACTCACATCTTTCAATTGAAGCATTGGACTACCTTAAAGATAAGGGGGTCACTGTCCTTTCTTTCCCTCCACACTGCAGCCATAAACTGCAACCATTAGACCGGAGTGTATTTGGCCCTTTAAAGAAAtttgtgaacagtgcctgtgattcTTGGCTGGTGAACCATCCTGGGAAAACAATGACTATTTATGACATACCTGAAGTTGTAAATGCTGCTTTTTCTAGTGCGGTTACGCCGAGAAATATTTTATCTGGTTTCAGAGTAAGTGGGGTATCACCTTTCAACCCTGATGTCTTTAATGATACAGATTATCTTGGTTGTTACGTAACAGACCGCCCAGCACCTGACGAAAATGATGTTGACAGTGGAGAATTGCCTAATTCAGacaacactgttcaatgtagaCCAAATGAACCTGTAATCATGGAAGCAGGCCCTTCAAATATGCTGATTGTACAACAAACTGAGGAAGAAGCTGATCAGGAAACGTCAATGGACGTAACGAGCAGGGGCTTACACGAAATCGCATCACAAGATAAGGAAATTGTAGTTGATTCTACGTGCAACATAAGCCCAGAAATGGTGAGACCATTTCCCAAAGCTGGTCCAAGGAAAAATAACCGGGTAAATAATAGGAAAAGGAAGAGTGAAGTGTTGACAGATACTCCAATAAGAAATGAATTAGCTAAAAAGAAATCAGATATTGATAAGAAGAAAGGAGCTAAGAAAAACTTGTTTGGAAGTTCGAAAGATACAGTTCAGAATCCACGCAAGTCTAAGGTGAAAATGTTatgcaagaaaaagaaaaacatatgtgtCAACACAGCAAACAGCAGAGCCAGTAGGGAGGATACATTATGTCTTCTTTGTTTAGGACCATATTCCAAAAGCCGGCCCGGTGAACAGTGGGTGCAGTGCGTCGGTTGCAAAATGTGGGCCCACGAAGATTGTTCGGATAATAGCGTGCAATTTTTGTGCCACAACTGTAAGAAATGTTAGAAGACTTTGGCTCATGTTGGATCAACCAGTTAAAAtttagtataaatattttcatgatcaGAATTGGCATTCTATTAACATTTTACTGTATGATAGGCTATACAGAGAAAAATACTGTAGGTAAAATTGCTAAGATTTTAAGATTTTGTattattagcattaaaaaatacggaaattggatatatatatatatatatatatatatatatatgtatacttatatatatatgcgcGCTAATGTATGTTATATATTTAGCTTAAATAAGCAACACATTCGTAATATTATCTATGATTGTATTTCCATAAATTTGTGatatctgttaaaaaaacttGAAGGCAATCGATAAAatttagtaatgaaataaaataaagatacatgcaaaaaagtaattagttgtaaaattattctatatatccctgtatatatgtagatatatgtAGCCTATACATATaggcacatatatacacatatatgctcAATTTTGTAATGTGTGCCAACATGCCCCTACGTGTGTGCCATCTTACCCCGTTCCAGGGGCAAGTTGGCACACAAGCAGTGGGACAGTTCAttattaaataaaccattttatgaCTTTCAAACTGCGATTGTTGTGGCTCAAATATATTGCTGAAATGTAGATACTTgaactgccataaaaaaatttcacattaacaacattgaaaaaattatataaatgttttattaaaaagtgtgccaactagccccggtctcccctacatctTAGGCTTTCCGCGAATTAGCAGCCCGCAGCACCGTTTCAGTGACCTGCCTACACACTCTATAACTATACCAGTAGTACAACTGATCACGGCATTggatacaattattaaaaaaaaaaaaagctccttacattattgagaactcaaaaaaaaatttttgaatgttaGTTCGGTTGTCTGCCCGTTCGTTCGAGAATCAATAGACAACTAATTGgcatattttgatgattttttaaatGGAATAGTTTTTTTAGCTAAGTTAAAAATTAGTCGATATAATGAAGGAGTTCCActcctaaaggggtgaaaaagaggtaaatatgtTTTGACgagacgtctaataaatcgatgaacgccggctgcatgcgaaaaaagtgtcccgttacgcacattgtcccgtttagctgtgtcccgttacgctcattttatattgctctttactaacctgaacctcctagcattgcgaccgagtccgtggcgtaattctgttttcatgcattataTTGtatcattttcattgctctttgctaatccGTTCCTTCTAGCAtttctgcagagtccgtggcgcaaatatctctcttccactcgattggaacaaccatcgatttgactttttcgaggcacattaaacttgaaacactcccatttgtttcctacttttcctttcatcgtcctatccttaacagaataacacagattggaagaagttaaatagcaaacatgtataaaagttatagttaaaataatctgtttgttaaagtaataaacatatttgaattattgagtacaaataaaagtaaatttatcaattaaattgtagatttcatttcacttctttgtatccatacaaaattgtgataattcaataaaaataattcaattttattcataaaagtgtaacgcccctcgtgcccaaaaattatattattttaaattaataaaaaacaccttggaaatagcttggcaaaatattaagaaaattaaaattaattacctgaggggacacgaggcggagAACAAGAccaaatttacactccctgcacactagtagcTTGGGAGtgcgtggatcgttatgtagaagaaggtatatgataaataaaaacgCTATATGaatagcttggtctataggttttcctggtttatttttaaaaggttttgttttagcattatttcgacatgataataaaaatcttagtaattaacaaagttaagggggcgcccctacattatttaaaaaaatacatattacaccttaacaaacaaatgattacattaacaaaattccaagtatagcaccaaaatttgattctcccaacgattacatatatatatgagttttcttgattttacatgtccttgaagattacgttcttaaagcactgctcgctggtatatgtttaattaatttagttccttctatgcaagtggaatatatagctcatatcacccgggtcttcccaggatgatgtcggaccgagaggaaaactcttctaaagggggaaatcaactgcaggtcccgaagatcatgcggtgagaaatttctctccccggaaacttggaccctgtcaaacagggtgtggcaacagggctcgcgaggtgtctcgcgccgacatcagcatGGCGCGTgccgagaattcgcggatgcgcgaaggaaaccagatttAAAGAATTAGTTATATCTCTTAAAATAATCAaggtaaagacggtttacggacgatagtttaacgtgacagcgtcataacaaaacattgatgaaatgattgatccagaagaaaaggaaatatcatattcggcctaagactgagccgtaataggtttttgcaaacaaaccatttaggcattaaaaatgttatattctttgaggaagaatttttttttaatttttctatcttttgtatggtataatctacctctgcatacttttatgaacaaaatttaatcatcactattctgtatggatacaaataaagagtgaaattattaattaataaatttacttttatttgcattcattaattcaaatatacttattacttttgaaatgttgcgtgcgccgaatttatttttacaagtacaaaaaaaattcgcagctgccgagatTCGATACCGATAACCTTTATAATGAAAGTCATCCATGCTAACCAAAtggccacgagaccatattgaaaagtaattgtttcagatggtataaattaacaatattccacgcacgaaatttgtttgattttctttttttaactagcatattctctgttggactcgaaatatttacacgcttgtgggctcataactataatacggtgtgtgatttagttgatcaaaaaattaccaatttcaaactaaagcgtgaaaagtataataccagcaataaatatttagttacacagctaaaacaatacacatacaacactgtttaaatatactgatttacactagtaattaaaataatacgtacttgtaagaacgccatttccttgctaatatactcccgtggcgcggtgcacaacaataacctcgaaccagtacgccgccacgtgccggccgagttctctgtaccattcgcaacataccagagagatgccacgaatTCGTAaatacatccgtagtgggacatccgtagtgggacatccgtagtgggacaatatcgtgcgtgcagccagcgttcatcgatttattagacgttgtcacgtcaaaatatttggtaccaataattaacgtACCTAAACAtacaaccaaaaattttaaattttccaatAATTCAAACCTTAAGTGTCAAAAAAGGGTAAgttcatttcaaaaataaataataacttctCAGAAATTAACTAAGCGTAAAAATTTATACTGGGTTACagcaataaacatacaaatacaaacaTCCACAAGTGTTATATTTAACGTAATTTAAACTCTAGGGGTGAAAACAGATAAGTATCTCTTTAAGTTTAATAATCATATTTACGAATTTAATTAAGGGTAGTAAATAATATTGAGTACCAATTattaacataagaaaactaccaaccacaatttttttattttttttgagtaaCTGAAAACTAATGTGCtaaaaaagaggtaaatatgattttaaaattaataactttacctacaaatttaattaagcataatgAATGTTGTTGGGTACcgataataaacatacgaaatcgACAAACTAGTATTTTACCAATTTTGTAAATACAAACCCTTAAGGGGGAAAATGGGTagttatgttttaatattattaattatatctctgaaataaattaagcatAGTAAATTTTTTTGGGTACCTATAATAAATATGCGAAAACTACAAATcactatttttttcattttgcgaAAAACCTACTACCCACAAGAGGTTACACGGCATGTatggtttttatatatatatatatatatatatatatatatatatatatatatccgaatTGAAATAagcttaattaattattttgtgtacCAATAAAAATCATACGAAATCTACAAACCCGAATTTTACcaattttgtaaatgtaaaccCTAAAGGGTGAAAACTTAtatgttttaagattaataattatatctctgaaatatATTAAgcataacaaattattttggGTACTAATAGTAAACCTACCGGATATTACAAATCAAAATTCAACCAGATTGCGAAATTCAATCTCTAAGGGGgtaagtaaataaatcaaaacattTGCACGCAAAATTCAATTAGAATAAGaagtttaaacctaaaaaaaatactgGTATCTAGAGTagcttattttaacattttattcaaattcatatatttataaaaactttaccTCCGAAACTAGTTAAGTAAGACATAAATGATTGTTATCAATAAtgaactattaaaatatttttgactaaTTTACAAGGTTCCACCCCTAAGGGTCAATAGATGTTAAGttgggtttaaaaaaataatatttccgaaTCTACTAGATCTAATTGTTAGAAATAAAGAATGAACTTTAAACATATAgagttaaaaattgtattttctaaGTTTTcctgattttgtttttaaagtgtgTGAAAAGAAATAAAGTTtggttttatctttaaaaaaacgcATATATCCATAGGAAACAAAGCTGGATGAAAAAATCTTagcataaataacgtaaataattaataacgaaataaatgtataaataggCATACAGgcgcaatgtatttcttattggacTACGATTTTGTGGTGACTGCTTTTGGCGGCTTTCAAATCGTGAGTAATCGACTGTGTTCGGGTGATTTCGCCTCTCGAAGCATGTGATTAGGAGGTCGGCGGGCATTTTAGATGAAACcacacacgccatcttggaattcactattttgaaaatcagtaattattcctaaattcatcaaaaaaacagtcattaatttactgattgatgcGATCGATTCTTGTCCTATGTTCGATCCTCggtcaatgaaaaataaaatatcttaagaAAAGttactaatttaataaaaatctggtGAAAAATCCTTAAATAGgcataaattcctcatctacctgcctccaattgattcgatcgattcctgtccttggtaaATGCGAAAAGTTTAttttaggaaaatatttatttaattaaacatggtgaaaaatcctaaacTTCTTAAATTCCTTATTCACTAGCCGCCAGTAAGCTACcgatgccatcttggatattcGTAATTATAAACCTAGACATTCAGGaacaattccaaaaatcatcaaaaattcgTTCTTGGTCAAATGTCAAGGGCAAAGTTCAATGTCCAAAGACAAGGATAAAGTTCAAAGTCCAAGTcacgtcaaggtcaaaggtcaaggtcaacggtcAAGTTAaaacatcaaggtcaaggtcctgaTCTTATTGGCTGAGGGCGGTTTGGCCATGGGCAATATAGGCCGTTTTGGGACATTTGgaattttttgatttttcttgattaaaaatggaatattttctttaaaaagtgGGAATTTTTCCTTCTGAATAGAGAAATTTCTAagaattttgacaaattttaggTAATTTTTGtgggattttgaggaattttgagtccaagatggccgccgtgacgtcagaggtcagtcggtgattgaccccaccacacaccatgCACCGGTATTAGCGCTCAGACCGGTTATCCTGTATCTACTAactgttgtgattttttttttaaaaaagcaatcATTAGTTAGGAAGTtcaaatgaaattaattaattaattgagctataTTTCCGGATCCTTTTACTTATCCAAAATTCATTCATAACTtgttaaatttaagacattttaataatatacattcacagtATTTAACCGTTAAGGAACTGAAAAGCTGTAATGATCTGTTAGCGAGTTGTATTTTAACCGATGTAGCAAgtatcatgaaatttttatttagcggataatattattaataatataatttatgataTTAAAGATAACACCGTCCCAAATTCATTATATTTTAAACCGCAAGAAACTAATGAAAATATCGTTCCGTTACTAACCGTCATGCGTCTTGCGTTTTCGCAATTCCTACTCAGTTCGGAACCTGACTATGCCATtaaaaagattgtattatttggtttttatttccaCAGAATATTGCCTTATCCAGTCGTTCACGACAAAGTTGATATAATCAACATTCGCATCGCCAGTCGGTTTTCACGGAGTTGAGTTACCCGGCGGAAATGATGATTCGCCTCGCAGATTCTCAGagaaataataacttaaattcaTTATTAACACTTTGTGTCCTCTCCACCTTCCTTGGCATGGAACGATCGCCTGTGTCTCCTTTTAGAAGGATTCTAAACGCCTCTAAGTggatggaacaaaaaaaaactttgtataatTCCCTTTGTTACCAATAAAAAAACAGTCGCACTCAGTATCACAAATAAAGATCATGCGCACAGACTTTTGAATtaacatacttaatatttttttttacataaatgcatttagattttatattatattcaaaGTATACTAAACAATAATGACGTAATATCACTTTTAAAACCTGTTCTAACCTGTTAATTAAGGCCTTGGAGGTTAGGTACGACAtaagaaatacaaaatataaaagacaaaagtaaaacaatacaacacaaacacaaaataatatcAAATCTCCACACAcatacagacaaaaaaaataaaaaaatacaaacacaaaaacaatctaaaataattataataaaatttaattatttatatatcacaaaaaataaataattatgaaccACAGCTACAGATATCAAATGATTatcatgaaaatttaataaattaagcaACTAAACAATACAGCATTTacattataacattatttttgattcctaatttttaacaaaaattatgtattaaaactaatattgtaggatattttttatttaattttgttgtatgatagaaaataaattattaatgtgtaaagGTTACTGGCGACTGTTGAAAGTAGGTactttaatatttgtattttcagGTACATTATTGCAAATAATGTTATTATTGTAtcagttatatataaataaagcatataatatatttattcttaAAGAAAAAGATCCTAGATGGGAGTTGATAGCCACCTTTTGAATAATGTTAGTATTTTGGactataatttttaatagtttgCTTTGTAATTTATCTATTTTATCACTATGTTATGACGAGTTCTCTCCTAAGGAAAGCCTTATTGCCTTCTCTCTCAAATGGGGCTTGAAGGGAATAAGGGGTTATAAAATAAGGTCTCGATATTAACTTCAGTTCCACTGTAATTTACTACTAACCATTACAATATTCGACGCCGTCACCCGTTGAGTTAGATCTATAAGATATATTGAAGTTAATGTACGTGCCTCGCTATCACACCTGTGAGTCTCTTACCTCCGCTCGCGGCAGACCTCTCGGCTAGACGACTCCGTCTCGGCACGGCCACCCCCACCGGGCGCTGCTGCCGTGTTTGAGACCTTCCCACCCCCTCTAGTCCTGTTCGCTGCCCGCAGCGGCGGCCAGCCCCGCTCCCGCGCTGACGCCGCTGTGGCCGCAACGAGGCCGGCTCGCACGTCGCTGCAGGCGTGTCGCAACAACTATCTGTTTTAGTAATGTTGTTCCAAATAACAGTGCCGTATTCAAGTTTGGATTTTACCAAAGCTATATAAagctaaaaaattaaatcaatattataTGCATTAAAAGTTATACTATTAGCAGTATACCTAAGTCTctgatacaatatgattttacAATGGCTTAATTTTCTAGTTTGTATTCAAATACAatggaattatatttttattgagaaaGTTATGGTAGTGAATTTCCATAGTTAAGgtcaaacacattaaaattacaccATTCGAGAACGGAAGAAATGTCTCGTTGAAGTATGTGACAGccctgtaaataatttttttcttctaaacaaGCAAACAGAGAGCTAACagaaaaaaatgctttaaatatATCATCATTAAAGATGTTGAAGAGAAGTAGGGATAGTTTACCACCTTGAGGGACACCAGAATTGGCCGCATGTAAatcagatttaatattattaattaaaaaataaagttcctATCTTTCTGATAACTACCAAACCATTCTAGgtatttgtaacttaaaactaTATTAGACAGTTATTTTAGTAATAAGTGATGGTTTATTGTGTCCAAAACATTAGCtaaatcaaaacatcaagcatCCTAATTGACCTTGATTTATCACTTCAGAGTTAATTGGATTGAAAAGGGTGattatattagtgatagaaattgcgCCAATTCTGAAGCCATTTTGCCAATCAGAGTGTCTACTTTTAAATTGAAGTTCAggttcttaaatattattttgtcaaaaacttTGGCTAATCTATTTAGAAGACTGTTAGGCCTTTAGTTTATGAAATTTCGCTAGCTTTCTTTATTATTAATAGGAATAATCTTACTAATTTACCATTTATTGGGGTAAATGCCACTTTTGATACTGCCACAGGAAATAAATTTAAGTATAGGAGCAAGAGCGAGAGAACATCATTTTATTGTAAAGCTCGGAATTCCATCTGGACCAGTTGACATAGTGGATTTTTAAGGATTTTATCCCCCAAAGTACGAGGCTCACTGAAATGGTGAGCAAACGTATCATGTTGTACGATTGTGTTTGTTATCAGGAGTTACATATACATTAGAGAAATAGTTTGCAGAATTATTCGCAGTTCAAGTTGATTAGGAGGTAACATTATCATTAACTATAGGAGATAGTTTATTATTATATCCTTCTCTCATGATTTTTAGTgatgtttttaggaatttgtttcatttaattgtttaaattttgaagcgaaatttttttatgttgagcTATAAGTGTTTTTGCCtctaaatatgaaaaataatagttttaatatCATAGATTCAACCTAAATCGCTTTGGCACAGATAAACCCAGTGTTTTTGTTTCAATTAACTCGTCATTTTCTGTACCACCATTTATTTATAGCCCAATTCATATCATGGAATTATCTGTGTTGTTCATGTAAACATGTAAAATTTAACATCATTTACCATAGTATAAAGTGAGCTAAGTcaatttattttgacgtgacaacgtttaatatatcgatgaacgccggctgcacgcacgaaaaagtgtcccactacggatgtcccactacggatgtgtcctatttgctcattgtacgcatgcgtggcatctctcttcatgctcattgtagggcctacgcatgcgtggcatctctcttccactcgattggaacgaccatcgatttgacttttcaatcatattttcgttgtttgaattattaatattatgtaatttaacgattgtccaccgatattcagcacaatcggtacagttatttaaaagtaatgttgaatttcaaatacgtttttaaccaacaatggtg encodes:
- the LOC134537882 gene encoding uncharacterized protein LOC134537882, translating into MRTYKRTSNRCQTSQDVVLTAVKKVKLEGKSIRSVAKDFGIPFRSLARYCSKVTEEKLIAPQDTPPLTIGYKKLRQVFTNEQENEFADYLKKAADIYYGLSPKEVRKFAFEYAVRLKVRFPSSWADCEMAGADWFSAFLKRHPTLSIRTPEATSLSRATCFNRTNVKAFFDNLKDVMNRLKIGPGDVWNMDETGITTVQRPDRVVARKGFKQVGKITSAERGTLVTVAVAVSATGNHVPPYFVFPRVNFREYFLKGAPTGSSGDANATGWMKEANFVKFAHHFVTNVKCSKENPCLLLLDNHDSHLSIEALDYLKDKGVTVLSFPPHCSHKLQPLDRSVFGPLKKFVNSACDSWLVNHPGKTMTIYDIPEVVNAAFSSAVTPRNILSGFRVSGVSPFNPDVFNDTDYLGCYVTDRPAPDENDVDSGELPNSDNTVQCRPNEPVIMEAGPSNMLIVQQTEEEADQETSMDVTSRGLHEIASQDKEIVVDSTCNISPEMVRPFPKAGPRKNNRVNNRKRKSEVLTDTPIRNELAKKKSDIDKKKGAKKNLFGSSKDTVQNPRKSKVKMLCKKKKNICVNTANSRASREDTLCLLCLGPYSKSRPGEQWVQCVGCKMWAHEDCSDNSVQFLCHNCKKC